A window of Numenius arquata chromosome 6, bNumArq3.hap1.1, whole genome shotgun sequence contains these coding sequences:
- the TRMT5 gene encoding tRNA (guanine(37)-N(1))-methyltransferase has translation MRTLWRFGYSARLLKNNHFRTAASNTSFPAVWMLLTQYSGRIPGCCVVVKKNSFFTMPETVEDKANLELYSPHPEVRGMTLLNREAFKRTVVVPVLKVKKEIVNTLLKSLKHTVLQRPGLKRVVEDPEDEDSRLVILDPHKIPEFSLGESEQEVLKQLNVRPEVSKYNLELTYENFKSEEILRAVLPEGQEVTSGFSRVGHIAHLNLRDHQLPYRYLIGQVIIDKNPGITCVVNKTSIIDSTYRNFQMEVLAGESNLVTKVKENNIAYELDFSKVYWNPRLSTEHGRIIELLKPGDVLFDVFAGIGPFAIPAAKKQCHVFANDLNPESYSWLLHNCKLNKVDNKIKAFNMDGRDFLLGPVREELSKELPLLKEEQKTSFHVVMNLPGLAIEFLDVFRHLLVGEPCSTAGLPTVHCYGFSKHDNPAKDIQERAEASLGTSLDGRCSTYLVRNVAPNKEMLCISFQIPADVLYKRPCPDEAKPASKRLCTSKDFSEEKLPS, from the exons ATGAG GACTTTATGGAGATTTGGATACTCTGCCAGACTactgaaaaataatcattttagGACAGCTGCATCAAATACATCATTTCCAGCAGTTTGGATGTTATTGACTCAATATTCTGGCAGAATACCTGGGTGCTGTgtagtagttaaaaaaaatagtttttttacaATGCCTGAAACTGTGGAGGATAAAGCTAATCTAGAACTGTATTCACCGCATCCTGAAGTGCGTGGGATGACACTACTCAACAGGGAAGCTTTTAAAAGGACAGTTGTTGTTCCAGTTCTTAAAGTCAAGAAAGAAATTGTAAATACATTGCTAAAGTCCCTAAAACATACAGTCCTACAGCGTCCTGGTCTAAAGCGCGTGGTTGAGGATCCAGAAGATGAGGACAGTAGACTTGTTATCCTGGATCCTCATAAAATACCAGAATTCTCATTGGGAGAATCGGAGCAAGAGGTATTAAAACAGCTTAATGTTCGTCCTGAGGTGTCCAAGTATAACTTGGAGCTGACTTATGAGAATTTCAAGTCGGAGGAGATCCTACGAGCAGTCCTTCCCGAAGGTCAAGAAGTCACCTCTGGATTTAGCCGTGTTGGTCACATAGCTCATCTTAATCTTCGAGATCATCAGCTACCATACAGATATTTGATTG GGCAGGTTATAATTGACAAGAATCCGGGAATCACTTGTGTAGTGAATAAAACCAGTATTATTGACAGCACGTACAGAAATTTTCAAATGGAAGTGCTTGCTGGAGAGAGCAACCTGGTAACCAAg gtcaaagaaaataatattgcatATGAATTGGACTTTTCCAAGGTCTACTGGAACCCACGTCTTTCCACAGAGCACGGCCGTATCATTGAGCTTTTAAAGCCCGGTGATGTCCTTTTCGATGTCTTTGCTGGGATTGGACCTTTTGCTATTCCAGCAGCAAAGAAACAGTGCCATGTATTTGCAAACGATCTCAATCCTGAATCCTACAGTTGGCTCCTGCACAACTGCAAACTAAACAAAGTagacaacaaaataaaagcattcaaCATGGATGGCAGGGACTTCCTCCTGGGGCCAGTAAGAGAAGAACTAAGTAAAGAGCTCCCACTTctgaaagaagaacagaaaacctcTTTTCATGTAGTCATGAATTTGCCAGGTTTGGCTATTGAATTTCTAGATGTTTTCAGGCACCTCTTGGTCGGAGAGCCGTGCAGCACTGCTGGCCTTCCCACAGTGCACTGCTACGGTTTCTCCAAACATGACAACCCCGCCAAAGATATTCAAGAACGAGCTGAAGCTTCACTGGGAACCTCCTTGGATGGACGCTGTTCTACTTACCTGGTTAGAAATGTTGCACCAAACAAGGAGATGCTGTGCATCAGTTTCCAGATTCCGGCAGACGTGCTGTACAAGAGGCCCTGCCCTGATGAAG CAAAACCAGCCTCTAAACGTCTGTGTACcagcaaagatttttctgaagaaaagttaCCGAGTTGA